The Streptomyces griseiscabiei genome includes a window with the following:
- the panC gene encoding pantoate--beta-alanine ligase — protein MTITVLRTADELHARARTGRRAVVMTMGALHEGHATLVRAAREIAGPTGEVVVTVFVNPLQFGAGEDLDRYPRTLDADVKLAEVSGADVVFAPAVDEVYPGGEPQVRITAGPMGERLEGAARPGHFDGMLTVVAKLLHLTRPDVALFGQKDAQQLALIRRMVRDLNFGMDIVGVPTVREDDGLALSSRNRYLSPEERRTALALSQALFAGRDRHAAQEALRARAREVPATRARAEALSAIGESRAAADAHAMAKAAPGGPAAVRAAARLVLDEALRRKPPIALDYLALVDPSDFTDIPDGFTGEAVLAVAARVGTTRLIDNIPLTFGTFGAAS, from the coding sequence ATGACGATCACCGTGCTGCGCACCGCCGACGAACTGCACGCACGCGCGCGTACGGGACGCCGGGCCGTCGTCATGACCATGGGCGCCCTGCACGAGGGCCACGCCACCCTGGTCCGCGCCGCCCGCGAGATCGCCGGCCCCACGGGCGAGGTCGTCGTCACGGTGTTCGTGAACCCGCTCCAGTTCGGCGCCGGCGAGGACCTCGACCGCTATCCGCGCACCCTGGACGCCGACGTCAAGCTCGCCGAGGTGTCCGGCGCGGACGTGGTGTTCGCCCCGGCCGTGGACGAGGTCTACCCGGGCGGCGAACCCCAGGTCCGGATCACCGCCGGGCCCATGGGGGAGCGCCTGGAGGGGGCCGCGCGCCCCGGGCACTTCGACGGCATGCTCACCGTCGTCGCCAAGCTGCTCCACCTCACCCGCCCCGACGTCGCCCTCTTCGGCCAGAAGGACGCCCAGCAGCTCGCCCTGATCCGCCGCATGGTCCGCGACCTGAACTTCGGCATGGACATCGTGGGCGTCCCCACCGTCCGCGAGGACGACGGCCTGGCCCTGTCCAGCCGCAACCGCTATCTGTCCCCCGAGGAGCGCCGCACCGCCCTCGCGCTCTCCCAGGCGCTGTTCGCGGGCCGCGACCGGCACGCCGCGCAGGAGGCACTGCGCGCGCGGGCCCGCGAGGTGCCCGCCACCCGCGCGCGTGCCGAGGCGCTGAGCGCGATCGGCGAGTCCCGTGCCGCAGCCGACGCGCACGCCATGGCCAAGGCCGCCCCCGGCGGCCCCGCCGCCGTGCGCGCCGCCGCCCGGCTGGTCCTCGACGAGGCCCTGCGCAGGAAGCCGCCGATCGCCCTGGACTACCTGGCCCTGGTCGACCCGTCCGACTTCACCGACATCCCCGACGGCTTCACCGGCGAAGCCGTCCTCGCCGTCGCGGCCCGGGTGGGGACGACCCGGCTGATCGACAACATCCCCCTCACCTTCGGAACCTTCGGAGCCGCCTCGTGA
- a CDS encoding response regulator transcription factor, which produces MAIRVMLVDDQVLLRTGFRMVLAAQPDMEVVAEAGDGVEALQVVRATEVDVVLMDVRMPKLDGVEATRRICADPNPPKVLILTTFDLDEYAFSGLKAGASGFMLKDVPPGELLAAIRAVHSGDAVVAPSTTRRLLDRFAPMLPSTGTEPKHKELERLTEREREVMILVAQGLSNGEIAARLVLSEATVKTHVGRILTKLGLRDRVQVVVLAYETGLVRAGGHG; this is translated from the coding sequence ATGGCGATCCGCGTGATGCTCGTCGACGACCAGGTGCTGCTGCGCACCGGGTTCCGGATGGTGCTGGCGGCCCAGCCGGACATGGAGGTCGTGGCGGAGGCGGGTGACGGCGTCGAGGCACTGCAGGTCGTCCGCGCGACCGAGGTGGACGTGGTCCTCATGGACGTCCGGATGCCGAAGCTGGACGGCGTCGAGGCCACCCGCCGCATCTGCGCCGACCCGAACCCGCCGAAGGTGCTCATCCTGACCACCTTCGACCTCGACGAGTACGCCTTCTCCGGGCTGAAGGCGGGCGCCTCCGGCTTCATGCTCAAGGACGTGCCGCCCGGCGAACTGCTGGCCGCCATCCGGGCCGTGCACAGCGGCGACGCCGTCGTCGCGCCCTCCACCACCCGGCGGCTGCTCGACCGGTTCGCGCCGATGCTCCCGAGCACCGGCACGGAACCCAAGCACAAGGAGCTGGAGCGCCTCACCGAGCGCGAACGCGAGGTCATGATCCTCGTCGCCCAGGGCCTGTCCAACGGCGAGATCGCCGCCCGCCTCGTCCTCTCCGAGGCCACGGTCAAGACCCACGTCGGCCGCATCCTCACCAAGCTGGGCCTCCGCGACCGCGTCCAGGTGGTCGTCCTGGCGTACGAGACGGGACTGGTGCGGGCGGGCGGGCACGGCTGA
- a CDS encoding Rossmann-like and DUF2520 domain-containing protein, whose translation MSTFQQPEPKDRPARLTVGVVGAGRVGPALAASLQLAGHRPVAVSGVSDASRRRAAALLPDVPLMPPADVLRHADLVLLTVPDDALPGLVEGLAETGSVRPGQLLVHTSGRYGARVLDPARRAGALPLALHPAMTFTGTPVDVQRLAGCSFGVTAPDELRMAAEALVIEMGGEPEWIAEESRPLYHAALALGANHLVTLVAQSMELLRTAGVTAPDRMLGPLLGAALDNALRSGDAALTGPVARGDAGTVAAHVAELRAHAPATVAGYLAMARATADRALAHGLLKPELAEDLLGVLAGATDGAAGAGGTDGTEGSAR comes from the coding sequence GTGAGTACATTCCAGCAACCAGAGCCGAAGGACCGCCCCGCGCGCCTCACCGTCGGTGTCGTCGGCGCCGGCCGGGTCGGCCCCGCGCTGGCGGCGTCGCTCCAGTTGGCGGGCCACCGTCCGGTGGCCGTCTCCGGCGTCTCCGACGCCTCCCGGCGGCGGGCCGCCGCACTGCTGCCCGACGTGCCGCTGATGCCCCCCGCCGACGTGCTGCGCCACGCCGACCTGGTCCTGCTGACCGTCCCGGACGACGCCCTGCCGGGCCTGGTCGAGGGCCTCGCCGAGACCGGCTCCGTCCGGCCCGGCCAGCTCCTCGTGCACACCTCCGGGCGGTACGGCGCACGGGTGCTGGACCCCGCGCGGAGGGCCGGGGCGCTGCCGCTGGCGCTGCACCCCGCGATGACCTTCACCGGGACCCCGGTGGACGTGCAGCGGCTCGCCGGATGCTCCTTCGGGGTCACGGCCCCGGACGAACTGCGGATGGCCGCCGAGGCGCTGGTGATCGAGATGGGCGGCGAGCCCGAGTGGATCGCCGAGGAGAGCCGCCCGCTCTACCACGCGGCTCTCGCCCTGGGCGCCAACCACCTGGTGACCCTGGTCGCCCAGTCCATGGAGCTGCTGCGCACGGCCGGTGTCACCGCCCCCGACCGCATGCTCGGCCCGCTGCTCGGCGCCGCGCTGGACAACGCCCTCAGGTCGGGCGACGCGGCCCTCACCGGCCCCGTCGCGCGCGGGGACGCGGGCACGGTCGCCGCGCACGTGGCCGAGCTGCGCGCGCACGCCCCGGCCACCGTCGCCGGGTATCTGGCGATGGCCCGCGCGACCGCCGACCGCGCCCTCGCCCACGGACTGCTCAAGCCGGAGCTGGCCGAGGACCTCCTCGGGGTACTCGCGGGCGCGACGGACGGCGCCGCCGGAGCGGGCGGCACCGACGGCACCGAGGGGAGCGCCCGATGA
- a CDS encoding threonine aldolase family protein, translating into MTETAGTTTEENAGTAAEENAAEESPVARRYARRRAAHRAAGRVLARPGALATVRERLALLDAAGDVYDLDTTADMYGNGVVETLEERTAALLGTEAAAFFPTGTMAQQVALRCWAARTGNPAVALHARAHPEMHERHAFSQVSGLRPIHLTSEPRLPTADEVRGLDEPFGALMLELPLREAGFLLPSWEELTEITEAARERDAVVHFDGARLWESATHFGRPVDEIVGLADSVYVSFYKSLGAYGGAALAGPRTLIEEAKAWRHRYGGQLFQQFPTVLSALVGLERELPRLPEYVRHARVVAAGLREGFTAAGLPSGRVYPEEPHTNEFQVWLPYEVDVVAEAAVRQGERTGTLLFARPWDRGGPGLAVTEIEVRAAALEWTPADVRKAAADFVTLAEEVADE; encoded by the coding sequence ATGACGGAAACGGCGGGGACGACCACGGAAGAGAACGCGGGCACGGCCGCGGAGGAGAACGCGGCCGAGGAGTCCCCGGTGGCTCGGCGGTACGCGCGGCGGCGGGCCGCCCACCGGGCGGCCGGACGCGTGCTGGCACGGCCGGGCGCGCTGGCGACGGTCCGTGAGCGCCTGGCGCTGCTGGACGCCGCCGGGGACGTGTACGACCTGGACACGACCGCCGACATGTACGGCAACGGGGTCGTGGAGACCCTGGAGGAACGGACCGCCGCGCTGCTCGGCACGGAGGCGGCGGCGTTCTTCCCGACCGGCACGATGGCCCAGCAGGTGGCCCTGCGCTGCTGGGCGGCCCGTACCGGGAACCCGGCCGTCGCCCTGCACGCGCGCGCCCACCCCGAGATGCATGAGCGGCATGCGTTCAGCCAGGTCAGCGGGTTGCGTCCGATCCATCTGACGAGCGAGCCACGGCTGCCGACCGCCGACGAGGTGCGCGGGCTGGACGAGCCCTTCGGAGCGTTGATGCTCGAACTGCCGCTCAGGGAGGCCGGTTTCCTGCTCCCCTCCTGGGAGGAGCTGACCGAGATCACCGAGGCGGCCCGCGAGCGGGACGCGGTGGTCCACTTCGACGGGGCCCGTCTGTGGGAGTCCGCCACCCACTTCGGCCGTCCCGTGGACGAGATCGTGGGCCTCGCCGACAGCGTCTACGTGTCGTTCTACAAGTCCCTCGGTGCCTACGGCGGTGCCGCGCTCGCCGGTCCCCGGACGCTGATCGAGGAGGCGAAGGCCTGGCGGCACCGGTACGGCGGTCAGCTCTTCCAGCAGTTCCCCACCGTGCTGTCGGCCCTCGTCGGCCTGGAGCGCGAGCTGCCCCGGCTGCCGGAGTACGTCCGCCACGCGCGCGTGGTCGCCGCCGGGCTGCGCGAGGGGTTCACAGCGGCGGGGCTGCCGTCGGGGCGCGTGTACCCCGAGGAGCCCCACACCAACGAGTTCCAGGTCTGGCTGCCGTACGAGGTCGACGTCGTCGCGGAGGCCGCGGTCCGGCAGGGCGAGCGCACGGGCACCCTCCTCTTCGCCCGCCCCTGGGACCGCGGCGGACCGGGGCTCGCGGTCACCGAGATCGAGGTACGGGCCGCCGCCCTGGAGTGGACGCCGGCGGACGTCCGGAAGGCGGCGGCGGACTTCGTGACGCTGGCTGAGGAAGTGGCGGACGAGTAG
- a CDS encoding DUF5937 family protein, which produces MSVRIGVGGLRRERVAVVPSPLAELGMALHVLSEPGHHPGLRGWAAGVTARLDPHLADRMCEADFLWRSTFSDLFMPYAGIPGRDTLPGATLADDLDLLDKLTDEQFADAGLEFVCTPGHDSRERNALSDPETRRQALELAAARGPRQVRFARRLLEDPPAVRAWLRQFLEDCGEAFFTETWSRLGHQLAADARHKTELLRHKGLAGALTAMSPSMALDERAGRITVDKLIESRTDTGDGGLLFVPTSLGRPHLTVLHRFGWQPVIQYPVSAAEPAAPPSVEQLALRMTALSHPARMRLCRNLARSAYTTGELARMHGVTPPEISRHLAVLKKAGLLTTRRRGRYVLHQLDVTAVARLGSDFLEGLLR; this is translated from the coding sequence ATGAGTGTGCGGATCGGTGTCGGGGGGCTGCGGCGGGAGCGGGTGGCCGTCGTGCCCTCGCCGCTGGCCGAGCTGGGCATGGCGCTGCACGTGCTGTCCGAGCCCGGTCACCATCCGGGGCTGCGGGGCTGGGCGGCGGGGGTGACGGCACGGCTCGACCCGCATCTCGCCGACCGGATGTGCGAGGCGGACTTCCTGTGGCGTTCGACGTTCTCGGACCTGTTCATGCCGTACGCCGGGATCCCGGGCCGGGACACCCTCCCGGGCGCGACGCTCGCCGACGACCTGGACCTGCTGGACAAGCTGACCGACGAACAGTTCGCCGACGCCGGGCTGGAGTTCGTCTGCACCCCGGGGCACGACTCGCGCGAGCGCAACGCGCTGTCCGACCCGGAGACCCGCCGCCAGGCCCTGGAGCTGGCCGCCGCGCGCGGACCCCGCCAGGTGCGGTTCGCCCGGCGGCTGCTGGAGGACCCGCCCGCGGTGCGGGCCTGGCTGCGGCAGTTCCTGGAGGACTGCGGTGAGGCCTTCTTCACCGAGACCTGGTCCCGGCTCGGCCACCAGCTCGCGGCGGACGCCCGCCACAAGACCGAACTGCTGCGGCACAAGGGCCTGGCCGGGGCGCTGACCGCCATGTCCCCCTCGATGGCCCTCGACGAGCGCGCGGGGCGGATCACCGTGGACAAGCTGATCGAGAGCCGCACCGACACCGGCGACGGCGGTCTGCTGTTCGTGCCGACCAGTCTCGGCCGGCCCCATCTCACGGTCCTGCACCGCTTCGGCTGGCAGCCGGTGATCCAGTACCCGGTGAGCGCGGCCGAGCCCGCCGCCCCGCCCTCCGTGGAGCAGCTCGCCCTGCGGATGACCGCCCTCTCCCACCCCGCCCGTATGCGCCTGTGCCGCAACCTCGCCCGCAGCGCGTACACCACGGGCGAGCTGGCCCGGATGCACGGGGTGACGCCGCCGGAGATATCCCGCCACCTGGCCGTCCTCAAGAAGGCGGGCCTCCTGACGACGCGTCGGCGCGGGCGGTACGTGCTGCACCAGCTGGACGTGACGGCGGTGGCCCGCCTGGGCAGCGACTTCCTGGAGGGGTTGCTCAGGTAG